The following proteins come from a genomic window of Natrinema saccharevitans:
- a CDS encoding DUF1405 domain-containing protein, with translation MTASTRTAERGRADDESLPAYLTPVPRALEDLGLRFAWLVVAINLAGTAFGFWYYSGQFAGTATALWPWVPDSPLATLFIALAIAAWKLGREQPWLTALAFFGNVVLGLWTPYTLLAFADSYAYLPVWMYHFLFWSHLAMVVQAFVLYRITDFPVWAVGVAAVWYWSNLIVDYFVPIVGEPHHTIIPVDRDAAMFLEADALGVIAAGEVTFVLLALFLALAIRVRKLERPQAANG, from the coding sequence CGCGTCGACTCGGACGGCGGAGCGCGGACGCGCGGACGACGAGTCGCTGCCGGCCTATCTCACGCCGGTGCCCAGAGCGCTCGAGGACCTCGGCCTGCGCTTTGCGTGGCTGGTCGTCGCGATCAACCTCGCGGGGACTGCCTTCGGCTTCTGGTACTACTCGGGACAGTTCGCCGGGACCGCGACAGCGCTGTGGCCCTGGGTGCCCGACAGCCCGCTCGCGACGCTGTTTATCGCGCTGGCGATCGCCGCCTGGAAGTTGGGTCGCGAGCAGCCGTGGCTGACCGCGCTGGCGTTCTTCGGCAACGTCGTGTTGGGCCTGTGGACGCCGTACACGCTGCTCGCCTTCGCCGATTCCTACGCGTACCTCCCCGTGTGGATGTACCACTTCCTCTTCTGGAGCCACCTCGCGATGGTCGTCCAGGCCTTCGTCCTCTACCGGATCACCGACTTCCCGGTGTGGGCCGTCGGCGTCGCCGCCGTCTGGTACTGGAGCAACCTGATCGTCGACTACTTCGTCCCGATCGTCGGGGAGCCCCACCACACGATTATCCCCGTCGACCGCGACGCAGCGATGTTCCTCGAGGCCGACGCGCTGGGCGTGATCGCCGCCGGCGAGGTCACGTTCGTCCTGCTGGCGCTGTTTCTCGCGCTCGCGATTCGGGTCAGGAAACTCGAGCGACCGCAGGCCGCGAACGGGTAG